Proteins encoded in a region of the Hemiscyllium ocellatum isolate sHemOce1 chromosome 10, sHemOce1.pat.X.cur, whole genome shotgun sequence genome:
- the tab2 gene encoding TGF-beta-activated kinase 1 and MAP3K7-binding protein 2 produces MAQASQQIDIQVLHDLQQKFPEVPECVVSHCILQNGNNLDACCKFLSQESTKYLYGEGDLNFLDESSISGLHNHMSELNLDVQSQNVYQHWKERSQLNGNRTVPHGVSDGALPTALTSYEPTQQPQVTPTQLAAGLNMFGTMDMSRSPSSTQQLGLLQPLGSKGISSTAQQMPRFNPITVTLAPNLQTGHNTPTSLHIRGVPPPVLNSPQGNSIYIRPYVTTQSSSNRQMSQQPGWIAGQNTSTPQYSHNQQQQLFQVPQYSQPQQMEQVAGFCAPVTSQCGSAYTSSQQSVHPGQQNHQTSHVYMPISSPTTSQVPPYQSSNNAHPSIYSQYNIQNISTGSRKNQIEIKLESPQRSNATMLRPSNSRTAPSPSISSQSGGRSQPTVYISASPPSCEEMVGRNQPKLYISANSTSGDEPGLRNQPTVYISANPGSASSSRSAAGQISMGSQQGAFIQPAYIRHHPPKSRSAGNCNTATSPRVVVTQPNTKYTFKITVSPNKPPAISPGVASPTFEPSNLLSLPDHYVEPEPVQHLQLATDPASTRDNRISEMRRMSAGSDDAAYTEALLVHQKARMDRLRRELELEKRKLDKLKSEVNQMESDLTQRRMKRSNSASQIPSLEEMQQLRSSNRQLQIDIDCITKEIDLFQAKGPHFNPSAIHNFYDNMGFRGPVPPKPKEQKPVAKPSKPIIDPEEDEGAQWNCSTCTFLNHPALIRCEQCEMPKHF; encoded by the exons AACGGTAACAATTTGGATGCTTGCTGTAAGTTCTTGTCTCAAGAAAGCACCAAATATCTTTATGGAGAAGGGGACCTGAATTTTTTGGATGAGTCCAGCATTTCTGGACTTCACAATCACATGTCTGAACTAAATCTAGATGTCCAGTCCCAGAATGTGTATCAGCACTGGAAGGAAAGGAGTCAATTGAATGGAAACAGAACTGTGCCTcatggtgtcagtgatggagcaCTTCCAACTGCTCTAACTAGCTATGAGCCTACACAGCAACCACAGGTAACACCAACACAGTTGGCTGCAGGCTTGAATATGTTTGGAACCATGGACATGAGTCGCAGCCCTTCTTCAACGCAGCAACTTGGACTTCTTCAACCATTGGGCTCTAAGGGAATATCGAGTACAGCCCAACAAATGCCTAGGTTCAACCCAATTACTGTCACTCTAGCTCCCAACCTTCAGACTGGCCATAACACACCTACATCTTTGCACATACGAGGTGTGCCTCCACCTGTACTTAATAGCCCCCAAGGTAATTCTATCTACATTAGGCCTTACGTGACAACACAAAGCAGTTCAAACCGCCAGATGTCACAGCAGCCTGGCTGGATAGCTGGGCAAAATACCAGCACTCCTCAGTACAGTCATAATCAACAACAGCAGCTCTTCCAAGTTCCACAGTACTCACAACCGCAGCAGATGGAACAAGTGGCAGGTTTCTGTGCTCCTGTTACTTCACAATGTGGTTCAGCATATACCTCATCCCAACAGTCTGTGCACCCAGGCCAACAAAATCACCAGACGTCTCATGTGTACATGCCTATCAGCTCCCCCACAACGTCTCAAGTTCCTCCTTATCAGTCCTCAAATAATGCACATCCTTCAATTTACAGTCAATATAACATTCAGAACATCTCAACAGGGTCACGGAAAAACCAAATTGAGATCAAACTTGAATCACCACAGAGGAGTAATGCAACAATGCTGCGTCCCTCCAACTCTCGCACAGCTCCTTCACCTTCCATTAGCAGCCAGTCGGGAGGTAGGAGTCAACCCACAGTTTACATTTCTGCAAGCCCCCCATCATGTGAGGAGATGGTTGGACGCAACCAGCCGAAGCTCTATATCTCGGCCAATTCTACATCCGGTGATGAGCCGGGTCTGCGAAATCAGCCCACTGTGTACATATCAGCAAACCCAGGTTCAGCATCTTCCTCCCGAAGTGCTGCAGGACAGATTAGCATGGGTTCACAGCAGGGTGCTTTCATTCAACCCGCCTACATCCGTCATCACCCACCCAAGAGTCGGAGCGCAGGCAATTGCAATACTGCCACTTCTCCTAGAGTGGTGGTCACCCAACCCAATACCAAGTACACTTTTAAGATTACAGTTTCACCAAATAAGCCACCTGCCATTTCCCCTGGGGTTGCATCACCAACATTTGAACCTTCTAATCTCTTAAGCCTACCCGATCATTATGTGGAGCCTGAACCTGTCCAGCATTTGCAACTAGCAACTGATCCTGCTTCAACTCGCGACAATCGAATCAGTGAGATGCGAAGGATGAGTGCAGGATCTGATGATGCTGCCTATACAGAAG CTTTACTAGTGCATCAGAAGGCCAGAATGGATCGACTCCGTCGAGAACTTGAGCTGGAGAAAAGAAAGCTAGACAAACTGAAAAGTGAAGTTAATCAGATGGAAAGTGACCTTACCCAAAGACGCATGAAACGATCAAATTCGGCCTCCCAAATCCCATCG TTAGAGGAAATGCAGCAGCTGAGAAGCAGCAACCGCCAGCTGCAGATCGATATAGACTGCATAACAAAAGAGATTGACCTGTTTCAAGCTAAAG GACCACACTTTAACCCCAGTGCTATCCACAACTTTTACGATAACATGGGATTTCGAGGTCCTGTGCCACCTAAACCGAAAG AGCAGAAACCTGTAGCTAAACCATCAAAACCGATAATTGATCCAGAGGAGGATGAAGGGGCTCAATGGAACTGTAGCACCTGTACCTTCCTGAACCACCCAGCCCTGATTCGCTGTGAACAGTGTGAGATGCCCAAGCATTTCTGA